The following is a genomic window from Pseudothermotoga thermarum DSM 5069.
TTCTTGTGTACCTTGCAAATTTCTTTCTGCCTTCTTCTCCCTCTCTGAGCATTTCTCGCAGGCTTGGTATCACCGAGGACAGAAGTTGTAGAACAATTGAAGCGTTTATGTATGGGGTAACGCTCATGGCGAAGATCGAAAAGTTTTCCAAAGCACCTCCGGTGAAAACATCATAAAAGCTAATTATTCCACCGATCGCGCCTTCTCCAAATCTTTTGAAAGCCTCCGCCCATGCTATTATGTTGATACCGGGTATTGGTATGTATATTCCTAGTCTGAATACAATCAAAGCGGCTATGGTGAATAGAATCCTATCCCTCAATTCTTTTATCTTAAATGCGTTTTTCAAAGCTTGCCACACCTAAATCACCTCAGCTTTGCCACCTACGGCTTCTATTGCCTTCTTTGCTTTCTCGCTGAACGCATGGGCTCTGACTATGAGAGGCTTTGTCAAATCGCCATCTCCGAGTATTTTAACGCCATCTTTGATCTTCTTGATTATCCCCATTTCCAAAAGGCGTTCAGGAGTGACTTCTTCATTTGCTTGGAACTTTTCCTCCAAAGTTTTGAGATTAACTATAGCATATTCCTTATGTGTGAAGCTTTTGAAACCAATTTTTGGCAACCTTCTATGCAAAGGTGTTTGACCACCTTCGAACCAGGGATGCACTTTACCTGTACCGCGTGCTTTTTGTCCCTTGTGACCTCTTCCGCATGTTCTTCCATGACCAGAACTTTTTCCTCTTCCGACTCTTTTTCTTTCTTTAACAGCACCCGGTGTTGGTCTGAGATCCTCCAACCTCATTGCCATCTGTTATTCCCCCTTCTCTATTTCTCTGACTCTCACCAGATGCTTAATCTTTTCTATCATCCCTCTGATTTGTGGAGTATCATCTTTAACAACTTTGTCACGTATTTTCCTAAGTCCCAGGGCTTTAACTGTGCTTCTTTGATCGGGTTTATAACCAATAGGACTTTTCACAAGTTCTATCTCGAGCTTAGCCATTTTTACGACCTCCCTGGCCATACAATACTTGACTTATTGAAACATCCCTAAGTTTTGCTGCTTTATCTGGTGGCACCAAGTTTTGCAAAGCTTTAATCGTGGCAATTGCCAGGTTAACAGGATTCGTTGAACCGAGAGATTTAGTCAAAGCATTTCGTACTCCGGCAAGCTCAAGAACTGCTCTTACGACTGCTCCAGCGATTATTCCAGTACCAGGTGCAGCAGGTTTTATCAAAACTCTTGAGGCATCCTGCTTTGCTTCTGTCTCGTGTGGAATTGTGTGTTTGTAAAGAGGAACTTCTATCATTGAAGCTTTTGCAGCTGCGATGGCTTTCTTTATGGCATCTGGTACTTCCCTAGCTTTTCCTATTCCTATTCCCACTTTCCCTTTTCTGTTTCCAACAACGGCAAGGACTCTAAAACTAAGAGTCTTTCCACCCTTGGTAACTTTTGCTGTTCTTCTTATTTCAACTATTCTTTCTTCTATTTCAGACGATTCTTGTCTTTCAATTTCTTCTTCAAGAATTTGCTCCATGCTCAACCACCCTCCTTAGAACTTCAAGCCGGCTTCTCTTGCCGCGTCGGCAAGAGCTTTAACTCTGCCATGGAATTTGAAACCCCCGCGATCGAAAACCACTTGGGTGAT
Proteins encoded in this region:
- the rplO gene encoding 50S ribosomal protein L15; amino-acid sequence: MRLEDLRPTPGAVKERKRVGRGKSSGHGRTCGRGHKGQKARGTGKVHPWFEGGQTPLHRRLPKIGFKSFTHKEYAIVNLKTLEEKFQANEEVTPERLLEMGIIKKIKDGVKILGDGDLTKPLIVRAHAFSEKAKKAIEAVGGKAEVI
- the rpmD gene encoding 50S ribosomal protein L30; amino-acid sequence: MAKLEIELVKSPIGYKPDQRSTVKALGLRKIRDKVVKDDTPQIRGMIEKIKHLVRVREIEKGE
- the rpsE gene encoding 30S ribosomal protein S5, with translation MEQILEEEIERQESSEIEERIVEIRRTAKVTKGGKTLSFRVLAVVGNRKGKVGIGIGKAREVPDAIKKAIAAAKASMIEVPLYKHTIPHETEAKQDASRVLIKPAAPGTGIIAGAVVRAVLELAGVRNALTKSLGSTNPVNLAIATIKALQNLVPPDKAAKLRDVSISQVLYGQGGRKNG